The region TAACTCCGCAATTGCGTATTAGCCTCGGTTTCAGCTTTAATAAAATTTTTTATAATACCTGTTTCAGGGGCCTGCGCATTATAGAGCCTGTCCAGCTGTTTGGTTATATGATCTATAGTAGTTGTCATTTATACTGATATTTAAGCCACAAAGTTATAAGGTTTTATCGAAACTCATTATACCACACTCAAATGGTGTACCTTAATCACAAAAACTGCTTAAAAGTATGTGTTTTATCATTTTCGCAGCAGAGCCAATATGTTATCTTTGTGGAAATTTAATAAAATCAAACAAACAACTCCATAAAATGATCAATAAACAACTATTAAATCCCCGCAGCATAGTAGTCGTTGGTGGCTCAGATGACATTCATAAACCAGGAGGCAAGGTATTGAAAAACCTACTGGACGGGCAGTTTAAAGGCGATTTACATGTGGTAAACCCCAAACTTGATGAAGTGCAGGGGTTAAAATCTTATCGCGATGTAAATGATTTGCCTGAAGTTGATCTGGCCATTATGGCAATAGCAGCAAAATTTTGCCCTGACACCATCGATATCCTTACGAAAAAGAAAAACACTCGTGCATTTATTATCCTGTCGGCAGGTTTTAGCGAAGAAAACGAAGAAGGAGCAAAACTGGAAGCTGATATAGTTGAAAAGGTAAATGCAGTGGATGGTGCACTGATTGGCCCGAACTGCATAGGCCTACTCAACCAGAACTACAATGGTGTGTTTACAACACCCATTCCGCAACTCGACCCACAGGGTGTGGATTTTATTTCAGGTTCGGGAGCCACAGCAGTATTCATTATGGAGGCCGGAGTGCCCAAAGGTTTAAAATTCAATAGTGTTTATTCAGTAGGCAATAGCGCTCAGCTTGGCGTTGAAGAAGTACTGAAACACCTCGATGAAACTTATGAAGAGGGAAAATCTTCGAAAGTTAAATTGCTCTACATCGAAAACATCGACAAACCTCAAATGCTGCTTAAGCATGCCAGTTCGCTGATTAGGAAAGGATGCAAAATTGCAGCAGTAAAATCAGGCGGTTCTGAAGCGGGTAGCAGAGCTGCATCGTCTCACACCGGGGCTCTTGCCAGCAGCGATGTGGCTGTAGATGCAATATTCCGCAAAGCCGGCATCGTACGCTGCCACGGCAGGGAAGAACTGGCAACAGTAGCATCAATATTTATGCACCCTGAGCTCAAGGGAAAAAACATAGCTATTATTACGCATGCCGGCGGGCCAGCTGTTATGCTCACCGATGCACTATCGAATGGCGGACTCGAAATTCCACACATCGAAGGACCAAAGGCCGACGCACTGCTGGAAAAACTTTTCCCCGGCTCATCGGTATCGAACCCCATTGACTTTTTAGCCACAGGCACAGCCGAACAGCTGGGAGACATTATAGATGCTTGTGAAAATGATTTTGACAACATCGATGGAATGGCTGTAATTTTTGGCAGTCCCGGGTTATTCCCTGTTTACGATGTTTACGACCTGCTTGATGAAAAAATGAAGCAATGCAAAAAACCCATCTACCCCATTTTACCATCGGTGGTAAACGTGGCCGATGAAATAAAATCTTTCATTGCCAAGGGCCGCATAAACTTCCCGGACGAGGTACTCTTCGGCAATGCACTTTCAAAAGTATACCACAGAGCAAAGCCAGTACCTGAAAATCCGGCTATTCCTGAGGTTGACAATACCAAAATAAGGCAGATTATTGACCAGGCTGACAATGGCTATCTTACACCTGAAAAAGTCCAGGAATTACTTGATGCAGCAGGAATAACCCGCGCAGGCGAATCGGTTACATCCGACCGCGATGCTACAGTAACAGCTGCAGAAAAATTAGGATTCCCAGTGGTCATGAAAGTTGTAGGGCCGGTTCACAAATCAGATGTAGGTGGCGTAGTACTTAATGTAAAAGATGCCGACACTGTAAGAAAAGAGTTTGACCGCATGATGCAGATAAAAGACACTACAGCCATTCTTATGCAGCCCATGCTCACGGGAACAGAGCTTTTTGTTGGCGCAAAACGTGAAGATAAATTCGGACACATGGTAATGGCAGGCCTGGGAGGTATCTTCATTGAAGTACTTAAGGACGTAAATGCCGCCATCGCTCCTATTGAACACGAAGAGGCAATCGGGATGATACAAAGACTACGTGGCTATGGCATTATTAAAGGCACACGTGGACAGGACCCGATAAACGAAACTGAATTTGCTAAAATCATCACCCACATGGGCGCATTGATGGAAGCTGCACCAGAAATATTCGAAATGGACCTCAATCCACTGCTAGGCTCAAAAGAAAAGGTTGTAGCTGTGGATGCAAGGGTTCGCATCGAAAAATAAAATTTTCAGCATATTAGTCATCAACAAATCCGGCCGTGTTAGCACATTCTGGCCGGATTTTTTATAAATTGCCATGCATCTCAAAACAAAAACAGATGAAGAGTTGGAAAGACCTTAGCAAAACAGAAAAATTCCTGGTTGGTTTCATAATTGTTTTAATAATTGCAATAGCACTGAACTGGGAACGTGTTTACAAAGGGATAAAAAAAGGAATAGAACCATATAAAACAGAACAAAACCAATAAATTATGTTTAAAAACGATAAGCTACACCGTGCTTTGAACAAGGAGCATAAATTTGCCCGCCAGTTCGTAATTGCAGCCATACTTGTGCTGGTTGTCAATGCAAATGTAATGATCTACATCATGCAAAAAATCGACAAACTGCCCAATGCCTATTGGATTCAGTTGGCTTTTGTACCTGCACTGTTAATTCTTATGGGTTTCTACTATTTCAGGATTCACAAAAAAAACCTGAAACGCATTAAAGATGATTTTGAAGCAGAAATGCTTAAAAAAGAAGATTAACAAACGGACAAAGCTTTTATTTTAGGATTAACCATGAAGAAAAAGGACTTAATTTTTGCACTGGCGGTAATTGCCATTTTTTCACCTTTTTTTTGGTCGAATACAACATACGAAACTTATACAGGTTTCAATGTGCAACACGGAATGATCATGGCATTTATAAAATTTGCCATTCTGGCCACCCTTGGAGAGGTTATTGGCTTACGCATTAAAACAGGCCAGTATATTCAAAAAGGTTTTGGAGTTATACCGCGAGCCATTGTATGGGGGGTTATTGGCCTGACCATAAAAATGGCATTTATAATTTTTGCTACCGGCACACCTGAATTCCTGGCCTACCTGGGATTAAACGATGCAAAAACATTAATGCAGGGAGACCTCACGTGGAATAAGGTACTCGTGGCATTTTGCATAAGTGCGGCAATGAACGTTATTTATGCTCCGGTAATGATGACTTTTCATAAAATTACCGATACCCATATTGTGGACAATAACGGAACACTCAAAGGATTCTTCAGTCCAATTCAGTTTAAAGAAATTTTTGCAAAGCTCGACTGGAAAGTACAATGGAATTTTGTATTCAAAAAGACCATCCCATTTTTCTGGATACCGGCACATACCATAACTTTTTTGTTACCCCCCGAATTCAGGGTATTATTCGCAGCTTTGTTAGGTATTATGCTTGGTGTATTTTTAGCCGTTGCAGCGCAACTTGGTAAAAAACAGGAAGTTTAAAGGCACTTTGAAAAATAAATACAACATTTTGTAATCAAAAAACGGAATTAATTTGTTTACTTTAATATAAAATCACACATCATGAATACAACAGGAATTTTTTACGCACCCAAAGGAGGAAGTACAGAAAAAATAGCCAGGAAAATTCATCAGCATCTGCCATCGGCTGCACTTAAAAGCGTGCCCGAAGCAAGTGTGGATGATATGATGCACTACGATAACCTGATACTGGGTATTGCCACAATTGGCAAAGAAACCTGGAACCAGGAGATCAAGAAAAGCGGATGGGACCTTGTTATGCCACATATTGATAAAGCTGATTTTACAGGAAAAAAAGTGGCTATTTTTGGTCTTGGCGACTCTGTAACTTACGACTTGCACTTTGTAGATGCAGTTGGTATTTTAGGACAAAAACTCAGAGAACGCGGCGCAGAATTGGTTGGTTTTACCGATACCAAAGACTATAACTTCAGAGAATCGAAAGCCATTGAGGGAGACCAGTTCATGGGACTGCCCATAGATGAAGATTTTGAGGAAGAAAAAACCGACGAACGTATTGATCAATGGGTCAAAGATTTAACAAAAAAAATGTCGTAAAACATCAAATAATTATTGGAATTTTAGAAAAACCGAAACCAAACACCTATATTTAACGTTATAACGTTGAAACCCCTAATTATTCCAAATAGATGAGACAACTCAAGATTACCAAGCAGGTTACAAATCGTGATACAGCTTCACTTGATAAGTACCTGCATGAAATCGGCAAAGTAGAGCTCCTAACCGCAGACGAAGAGGTGGCATTGGCCAGACGCATCAGAAAAGGTGATACAACTGCCCTTGATAAACTCATAAGGGCCAATCTTCGATTTGTTGTTTCTGTAAGTAAACAATACCAAAATCAGGGTTTAAGCTTACCAGATTTAATTAACGAAGGGAATTTGGGCTTAATTAAAGCCGCACAGCGCTTTGACGAAACACGTGGATTTAAATTTATTTCTTATGCAGTATGGTGGATTCGCCAGTCCATACTTCAGGCGCTGGCCGAACAAGCACGCATTGTGAGGCTTCCGCTGAATAAAATTGGGTCTATCAACAAAATCAACAAGAAGCTCAACCAACTGGAGCAGGATTTTGAACGGGAACCATCGGCAGATGAAATTGCCAAAGCACTGGAAATCTCGCCTAACGAGGTAAAAAAATCAATGGCTAACTCAGGCCGGCACGTCAGTATGGATGCACCTATTTCTGCAGAAGAAGAAGGCACCATGTATGATGTAATGCAAAGCGACGACATGCCCAGCCCCGATCGCACATTGATAAATGATTCCCTGCGAAAAGAAATCGACCGGGCCCTAACCACCCTCTCGCGCAGAGAAGGCGACATTCTTCGTTGCTATTTTGGCCTGAACAGCCAGCCACCCAGCACACTGGAAGAAATTGGCGAAAAATTTGACCTGACACGTGAACGTGTTCGTCAAATTAAAGAAAAGGCCATCAGGAGATTAAAACATACTTCACGTAGTAAAAACCTTAAAATGTATCTTGGATGATAAAATATTTACAATAAAAACAGAAAAGGGGAACAAGCTTCCCCTTTTTTTTGTTTTTTTGTGCAAAAACCGACATCATGGCAAAATTAGTATCACCATCAATGCTCTCTGCAAATTTTCTCAACCTTGAAAATGATATTAAAATGGTCAATGATAGCGAGGCAGATTGGTTCCACCTCGATGTAATGGACGGAATGTACGTACCCAATATTTCATTCGGCCTCCCTATCGTAAAGCAAATAAACAAAATAGCTAAAAAACCTTTAGATGTACACCTGATGATTGCTCAACCAGAGAGGTATATCAAAGATTTTAAAGCAGCAGGAGCCGACATCCTCACCATTCATTACGAAGCTTCAACACACCTGCACCGGAGCATTCAGGCCATTAAAGCTGAGGGCATGAAAGCTGGTGTCGCCATCAACCCACATACCAATGTTACACTTTTAGAAGATGTGCTCAAAGACATTGACATGGTGCTTATAATGTCTGTCAATCCTGGTTTTGGAGGACAAAAATTCATTGAGCAATCTATCCACAAAATTAAGCGGTTACGTATGGAAATTGAAAGTAGTGGGGCTCAAACCATGATACAGGTGGATGGCGGTGTAGACAACACCAATGCAGCCACGCTTTATGATGCCGGGGCCGACTGCCTTGTGGCCGGTAGTTACGTATTCAAAGCCAATGATCCTCAAGAAGCCATTTCCCTGTTAAAGAAAGCCTGAAAGATATTTTACATAAAACCCCTCCGGGGTTTATCCCTGATTAACGGGCTATAAAATTATCGAATCTTTGGAAACACATCGGCCAGGCTTCATCTGCAGAGCCTCGCCATAAATTGACGCAATACCCCCCTGCTAATCGCCTTATTCGGGATTTTTCCGGCAATAAAATTTATTTTGATTTAATTACTGGATAGAAAAAAGGGTTGCCCACTAAAAAAAATAATTACGATGGCAAACGAAAGCATGTGGGCAACCCGGGCAACTATTCTTTTCCCGCAACATAATCAGCCAGGTAGGCATAGCGCGGGGTTAATTCTCCGTTTTTTAATATGGTGGCACGTTCAACGATCTTCTGTTTATCCTCATGCACAATAGCATCGAATACATTTTGCAACAAGGCCTCGCCAAAATCCTGTGATGCATCGCGTGGCAATTCACCGGGCAAATTATCTACAGCCATTACGGTAATGTTATCAGCACTGCTGAAGGCCGGCTCCTCCTGCTCCAGGTTTGGATTGTACCCATAAAAAGGCTCTGCAATGGTTGAAGCCCTCAGGGTTGATGGAATAGGACCATTGATATCGCAACTGACATCGGCAATCACTGAAATCTGGAAATCTGGATCACGATAATCCGCTTTGGAGAGGAAATGTGGCGACTTTTCATCCCAGAAATGGCATGCAATGAAAATATCGGTAACTTTTGAAAAAGGTTTGAACGAGGACCTGTATTCGGTCGGATGTTGTATGAAATGGTTGAAATCAAAGGGCAGACCATCTTTATGCTCTACATAATCTTGCGGTCCAATCTGACACAAAACCGGTTCATCAAAATCTTTATTCAGAAAGTCTTCTTTTGAAACCTTTCGTATATTCAACTGATCCAACGTTTCTAGCGCTCCGGAAGCAACTCTCCCCTCGCCTGTTACCAGGATTTTCTTACTGCGCAGTTGTACCTTGCGTAAACCGGCAAACATCTCATCCATATCGTGACATTGGTGCGCAGGTTTAAGGTGAAAACTATCGGTTCTGATACCTCTTGCGCGCAGGGCATTGTATGCACCAACGATGCCGGCCCATCGCCCAAAAGCAACCACACGTGCACCATCGGGTGTAGTGAGATATTCGTAATCGATCAGGGTAATTTTCTTACGCATCATCTCCTTAAGCATTTCCCTGTTGTAGGCTTGCTTTTTGGCAACGTGTGCGAAAAATATATAAGTTTTGTCTGGCAAAAAAGTAGATTTGTCAACCTCTTTAACGCCCATCAATATATCACAATCGCTTAAATCTTCAGACAGGGGCAATTTCAGGTATTTGTATTCCTCATCTTTGTAGCATCTGATAGAACTTGGCTGAATTACAAAATCAACCTCTTTAAATTGTGCCTTTGCATCTAAAATTTGCGGAGGAGATAAAGGCACTCTACGGTCGGGCGGCGTCTTGGTTTCGCGCAGTATACCGATTCGTAAATTTCTCTTTCCCATAACTGTTTATTTTGGCTAAAGATATAAAAAAATTCACGGCTTAAAAACATTCCGTTAACACCTAATTAAAAAAGTTTTATAGCGAACAAGCCTCTTCCACACCTCCGGAATCGGGGAATATACTGAAAGTCAGAACAAAGCTATTGAGTACATCGAAAAATAGCATCACCATGAAAAAAGGATACTTTTTTTAGTTAAAAAATTCGATTTTGGTTCACAATTTGTTTACAAAAAATTAATTGGAATATTTTTGGGGTTTAATGAATTTCGCCTGAATTTTAGGGTTCAGGCGATTTTTTTCGTAATTTTGTGTTCCCTTAAAAGGGATTACGATCAATTCAGGGGCCGACATGGTTTTGACAGCAGGTTGAATTGGTACGTAAGCATGCCGGGTTTTGTATATTTCCCGTAAAAAGAATGTTCACACTTTTTTTAATTGGCAACAATAATTATGCGCTCGCAGCGTAATCAGGCAAAGCCGGTTACTGCTTAATCCACGACTACAATAGGTCGGGACGAGTCACTCCCGGATGGTGTTTCCCGATACCGGTCCGATAAGGAGTGCCAGAAGTTTGGGATAGCTTTTACGGCGCCGCGACGTAGGAGCGAAATTCAGCGGATAAGGTCAGTTTGCGGGTGTCCATACCCTGATCTGACCCGACAATTAAGAATGGACTAAGCATGTAGAAAGCGTATGGGTTGCCTGTCTGGACGCGGGTTCGACTCCCGCCGGCTCCACTGAATACAGTTCGAGTGTGAGTAGTGAGCAAGAATACTCCTTACTCAACTCTAACTCAAACTGTAACACAAAAAGAGTAAAAATACAGTTTGAGTGTGAATAGAAACAGGAGAAAGGAAACTCTTTACTCAATTTTTACTAAAACAGCTTATGTTTGATTTCGAAAAGCTCTCTGTCTATCAAAAAGCCAAAAGGTATAATAAAAATGTTGCCGGCTTTTTGGCCAGCACAAAAACTGACCGTACAACTAACGACCAACTTCGAAGAGCAGCTTTCAGTATAATGCTTAATATTGCAGAAGGTGCTGGCAGATTTACCAATGCAGATAAAAGAAACTTTTATGTAATTGCCCGTGGCTCAGCATTTGAATGTGTGGCCATTTTTGACTACCTTAAAGATTGCGATACAATAGAAGAAACTCAGTACACAGCATTCTATCATGAACTTGAAGAAATCTCTAAAATGCTCTTTGCACTCATTAAATCACTTAAGTAAATACAGTTTAAATACGAGCACATAAAATAATTAAACTCTACACCGGCTGTACCTCAAACCTTAAGAACAGACTAAAAGCCCATAATTTGGGTAAAGTTAAATCTACAAAAACAAGGCTTCCCACAAGTTTAATCAGTGCTACAGCCTTTACAGATAAATACAAAGCTTACAAATCCGAAAAGTACCTCAAATCGGGCTCTGGAAGAGCTTTTGTAAAACGCCATCTGATTTGAATACAGTTCGAGCGTAAGTAGTGAGTAAAAGTAAGGAAACTCATTACGCACACTAAAACTGCAGTTCCATAAAACACCATTATTTGATCCACAGAATAGAATTATATGTGCCATGCTCATTGTTTTCATAAACCGGGTTTGCCGGATCTGGCATCCATTCTCCATCCACAATGAATTTATAAATAATTTTACCTTGCGGTAAATGCAAATCCAGTTCCCACTGGTTGTTGCGCCAAAGCATTTGATATCCATTTGGATTCCAGTCATTGAATGATCCTGTAACAATTACCTCTTTGGCATCTTCAAAATCAGCCAGCACAAAGGTATGATTCGGTTTATAGACCAGCAGTGAATTGGCAATTTCGCCACTATGCGCAACTTTAGGATTTTCAGGGTCGGGTATCCATTCCCCGTCCACAATGAATTTGTATTCATAATTGCCGGGCCCCAGGTAATATTCTGCCTTCCATAGCGAATCATCCCTATTCATGCGAATATCATTCGGGTTCCAATTATTAAAATTGCCAGCCAGGAAAACATTTTGAGCATCGGGATAACCTTTTAGCGTAAATTGATAACTTTCGCCAATATTGAGCACCGAATTTCCGGTTCCATGTTCATTTTGTGATGTGTTGGGATTCGCCGGATCCAATATCCAATCACCATCTACAATAAATTTATAGGTATGGCGGCCATAATCCACATAAGCATCAAGCTCCCAACCTTCTGATGTTTTATGCAAGGGTGCATCTTTGTCCTTCCAGCTATTAAAGCTGCCAGCCAGGTAAACATTTTCAGCCGACTGGTAATTTTCTAACCTGAACGTATGGTTCGGAACGAATACAATGGAATTGAAATCACTGACACCGTCGGATTCTTTAAGCAAATTGTGCGGGTCAGGCATCCACCTTCCATCTACTATAAATTTGTAATAATATTTGCCCGGTTCGAGTTCAATTATTGTTTTCCATCCTTTTCCGTATTTCTCCAGCTGCAATTCATGTGTTTGCCAGTTATTGAAAGAACCTGCAAGATAGACTTCACTTGCATCTTCATGACCGAATAA is a window of Salinivirga cyanobacteriivorans DNA encoding:
- a CDS encoding acetate--CoA ligase family protein, whose translation is MINKQLLNPRSIVVVGGSDDIHKPGGKVLKNLLDGQFKGDLHVVNPKLDEVQGLKSYRDVNDLPEVDLAIMAIAAKFCPDTIDILTKKKNTRAFIILSAGFSEENEEGAKLEADIVEKVNAVDGALIGPNCIGLLNQNYNGVFTTPIPQLDPQGVDFISGSGATAVFIMEAGVPKGLKFNSVYSVGNSAQLGVEEVLKHLDETYEEGKSSKVKLLYIENIDKPQMLLKHASSLIRKGCKIAAVKSGGSEAGSRAASSHTGALASSDVAVDAIFRKAGIVRCHGREELATVASIFMHPELKGKNIAIITHAGGPAVMLTDALSNGGLEIPHIEGPKADALLEKLFPGSSVSNPIDFLATGTAEQLGDIIDACENDFDNIDGMAVIFGSPGLFPVYDVYDLLDEKMKQCKKPIYPILPSVVNVADEIKSFIAKGRINFPDEVLFGNALSKVYHRAKPVPENPAIPEVDNTKIRQIIDQADNGYLTPEKVQELLDAAGITRAGESVTSDRDATVTAAEKLGFPVVMKVVGPVHKSDVGGVVLNVKDADTVRKEFDRMMQIKDTTAILMQPMLTGTELFVGAKREDKFGHMVMAGLGGIFIEVLKDVNAAIAPIEHEEAIGMIQRLRGYGIIKGTRGQDPINETEFAKIITHMGALMEAAPEIFEMDLNPLLGSKEKVVAVDARVRIEK
- a CDS encoding Mpv17/PMP22 family protein; the protein is MKKKDLIFALAVIAIFSPFFWSNTTYETYTGFNVQHGMIMAFIKFAILATLGEVIGLRIKTGQYIQKGFGVIPRAIVWGVIGLTIKMAFIIFATGTPEFLAYLGLNDAKTLMQGDLTWNKVLVAFCISAAMNVIYAPVMMTFHKITDTHIVDNNGTLKGFFSPIQFKEIFAKLDWKVQWNFVFKKTIPFFWIPAHTITFLLPPEFRVLFAALLGIMLGVFLAVAAQLGKKQEV
- a CDS encoding flavodoxin, with translation MNTTGIFYAPKGGSTEKIARKIHQHLPSAALKSVPEASVDDMMHYDNLILGIATIGKETWNQEIKKSGWDLVMPHIDKADFTGKKVAIFGLGDSVTYDLHFVDAVGILGQKLRERGAELVGFTDTKDYNFRESKAIEGDQFMGLPIDEDFEEEKTDERIDQWVKDLTKKMS
- a CDS encoding sigma-70 family RNA polymerase sigma factor codes for the protein MRQLKITKQVTNRDTASLDKYLHEIGKVELLTADEEVALARRIRKGDTTALDKLIRANLRFVVSVSKQYQNQGLSLPDLINEGNLGLIKAAQRFDETRGFKFISYAVWWIRQSILQALAEQARIVRLPLNKIGSINKINKKLNQLEQDFEREPSADEIAKALEISPNEVKKSMANSGRHVSMDAPISAEEEGTMYDVMQSDDMPSPDRTLINDSLRKEIDRALTTLSRREGDILRCYFGLNSQPPSTLEEIGEKFDLTRERVRQIKEKAIRRLKHTSRSKNLKMYLG
- the rpe gene encoding ribulose-phosphate 3-epimerase, translated to MAKLVSPSMLSANFLNLENDIKMVNDSEADWFHLDVMDGMYVPNISFGLPIVKQINKIAKKPLDVHLMIAQPERYIKDFKAAGADILTIHYEASTHLHRSIQAIKAEGMKAGVAINPHTNVTLLEDVLKDIDMVLIMSVNPGFGGQKFIEQSIHKIKRLRMEIESSGAQTMIQVDGGVDNTNAATLYDAGADCLVAGSYVFKANDPQEAISLLKKA
- a CDS encoding NAD(P)-dependent oxidoreductase, with product MGKRNLRIGILRETKTPPDRRVPLSPPQILDAKAQFKEVDFVIQPSSIRCYKDEEYKYLKLPLSEDLSDCDILMGVKEVDKSTFLPDKTYIFFAHVAKKQAYNREMLKEMMRKKITLIDYEYLTTPDGARVVAFGRWAGIVGAYNALRARGIRTDSFHLKPAHQCHDMDEMFAGLRKVQLRSKKILVTGEGRVASGALETLDQLNIRKVSKEDFLNKDFDEPVLCQIGPQDYVEHKDGLPFDFNHFIQHPTEYRSSFKPFSKVTDIFIACHFWDEKSPHFLSKADYRDPDFQISVIADVSCDINGPIPSTLRASTIAEPFYGYNPNLEQEEPAFSSADNITVMAVDNLPGELPRDASQDFGEALLQNVFDAIVHEDKQKIVERATILKNGELTPRYAYLADYVAGKE
- a CDS encoding four helix bundle protein; the protein is MFDFEKLSVYQKAKRYNKNVAGFLASTKTDRTTNDQLRRAAFSIMLNIAEGAGRFTNADKRNFYVIARGSAFECVAIFDYLKDCDTIEETQYTAFYHELEEISKMLFALIKSLK
- a CDS encoding GIY-YIG nuclease family protein, translating into MKLYTGCTSNLKNRLKAHNLGKVKSTKTRLPTSLISATAFTDKYKAYKSEKYLKSGSGRAFVKRHLI
- a CDS encoding glycogen-binding domain-containing protein — encoded protein: MDKIKIVILLLLSFWALQTKAQNLPADVLTVKNGELIFKIDLRWDSALQQQLIEVYDLDSSMVTGVFNGQKSFDVDGEKWQARKKGRNHVILQKPLQSQPTLGEIFLKMIFNDERTGGTPGYVNGPVPFGFNQFGRKSVTFSKSGNVEFTLFGHEDASEVYLAGSFNNWQTHELQLEKYGKGWKTIIELEPGKYYYKFIVDGRWMPDPHNLLKESDGVSDFNSIVFVPNHTFRLENYQSAENVYLAGSFNSWKDKDAPLHKTSEGWELDAYVDYGRHTYKFIVDGDWILDPANPNTSQNEHGTGNSVLNIGESYQFTLKGYPDAQNVFLAGNFNNWNPNDIRMNRDDSLWKAEYYLGPGNYEYKFIVDGEWIPDPENPKVAHSGEIANSLLVYKPNHTFVLADFEDAKEVIVTGSFNDWNPNGYQMLWRNNQWELDLHLPQGKIIYKFIVDGEWMPDPANPVYENNEHGTYNSILWIK